The following coding sequences are from one Lolium rigidum isolate FL_2022 chromosome 6, APGP_CSIRO_Lrig_0.1, whole genome shotgun sequence window:
- the LOC124666675 gene encoding suppressor of mec-8 and unc-52 protein homolog 1-like — translation MASSASALEIEAGYVVKMMLQFCKENSLPQTFQTLQNEYQVLHNTGDSMDTFIANINAGCWGAVLLQVAQLNLPRKKLENLYEQIVLEMVELGELDSARAILHQTQVMGVMKQEEPERYRRLEHLLVCTYFDPNKAYQQSTKENRRAQIAQAIASEVSVVPPVRLVTLITQALKWQQHQGLLPPDTQFDSFRGTAAMKQDEEEAYPTTLSHQIKLGKRTHAECARFSPNGQFLVSCLTDGIIEVWDYTSGKLTKDLLYQTDESFMMHEVAVLCVDFSRLSDRLASGSADGEIKVWCIQTGECLQRLENAHERGVTSVTFSRDESQILSTSFDTTARIHCLQSGKMLKEFSGHTSFVNNGIFSTDGTRVITASSDCTVKVWDLKTADLLQSFKPPPPLRGGDAVVNSVHLFPKNSDHIVVCNKSSSIFIMTLQGQVVKSFSSERKGDFVAASVSPKGEWIYCVGEDMKLYCFSQQSGKLENLMKVHEEDVIGIAHHPHRNLVATYAVDCMMKLWKD, via the exons ATGGCGTCTTCGGCGTCCGCCCTCGAGATCGAGGCTGGCTA CGTGGTGAAGATGATGCTTCAGTTCTGCAAGGAGAACTCGCTGCCCCAGACGTTCCAGACGCTGCAGAACGAGTACCAGGTACTGCACAACACGGGCGACAGCATGGACACCTTCATCGCCAACATCAATGCTGGCTGCTGGGGTGCCGTGCTGCTGCAGGTCGCCCAGCTCAACCTGCCACGCAAGAAGCTTGAGAACCTCTACGAGCAGATTGTTCTGGAGATGGTAGAGTTAGGTGAGCTCGACTCCGCCCGTGCTATCCTTCACCAGACCCAGGTGATGGGCGTCATGAAACAGGAGGAACCTGAACGCTACCGCCGACTAGAGCACCTCCTTGTCTGCACATACTTTGATCCCAATAAG GCTTACCAGCAGTCCACCAAGGAAAACCGTCGTGCGCAGATTGCCCAAG CTATTGCTTCCGAAGTTTCAGTAGTCCCACCAGTTCGGCTAGTGACACTGATTACCCAGGCTTTGAAATGGCAACAGCACCAAG GCTTATTACCACCTGACACCCAGTTCGATTCATTCAGAGGAACCGCTGCAATGaagcaagatgaagaagaggcaTATCCTACTACTTTGTCACATCAAATAAAG TTGGGGAAGAGAACCCATGCTGAGTGTGCTCGATTCTCACCCAATGGTCAGTTCCTTGTTTCATGCTTGACGGATGGAATCATCGAA GTATGGGATTATACTAGCGGCAAGCTAACAAAGGATCTTCTGTATCAAACCGAT GAAAGCTTTATGATGCATGAGGTGGCTGTGCTCTGTGTTGATTTTAGTAGACTGTCTGATAGACTTGCATCTGGATCAGCGGATGGAGAAATTAAG GTTTGGTGTATTCAAACTGGGGAGTGCTTGCAGCGGCTCGAGAATGCACATGAGAGAGGTGTTACAAGCGTAACATTTTCACGTGATGAATCTCAGATATTGAGTACCTCTTTTGACACTACTGCAAG AATCCACTGCCTTCAGTCAGGGAAGATGCTAAAAGAATTCAGTGGTCACACCTCATTTGTGAACAATGGCATCTTTTCTACCGATGGTACTCGTGTTATCACAGCTTCAAGTGATTGTACTGTTAAG GTATGGGATTTGAAAACAGCAGACCTTTTGCAATCATTCAAGCCTCCTCCTCCTTTGAGG GGAGGAGATGCAGTTGTTAACTCTGTCCACTTATTTCCAAAGAACAGTGATCACATTGTTGTCTGCAACAAGTCTTCGTCAATATTCATCATGACTTTACAAGGACAG GTTGTAAAGAGTTTCTCGTCTGAACGGAAAGGAGATTTTGTTGCAGCTTCAGTTTCACCGAAAGGAGAATGGATATATTGTGTTGGTGAAGACAT GAAATTGTATTGCTTTAGCCAACAGTCGGGGAAGCTGGAGAATCTAATGAAG GTCCATGAAGAGGATGTGATTGGCATTGCGCACCACCCTCACAGGAACTTGGTTGCCACCTATGCCGTAGACTGTATGATGAAGTTATGGAAGGATTAA